The following are encoded in a window of Penaeus monodon isolate SGIC_2016 chromosome 9, NSTDA_Pmon_1, whole genome shotgun sequence genomic DNA:
- the LOC119576994 gene encoding troponin C, isotype gamma-like: MNILSAYMVDDDDDDEAMYQELKEAFRLYDRGGDGYITTATLKEILKELDNKLSNEDLDGIIDEIDEDGSGTVDFDEFMEMMTG; this comes from the exons ATGAACATCCTGAGCGCCTACATGGtggacgacgatgatgacgacgaggcGATGTACCAGGAGCTGAAGGAGGCGTTCAGGCTCTACgacagagggg GCGACGGCTACATCACCACAGCCACGCTAAAGGAGATTTTGAAGGAACTTGACAACAAGCTTAGCAATGAGGACCTGGATGGCATCATCGACGAGATTGACGAGGATGGATCTGGCACGGTGGACTTCGATG AGTTCATGGAGATGATGACTGGCTAA